A stretch of Glandiceps talaboti chromosome 18, keGlaTala1.1, whole genome shotgun sequence DNA encodes these proteins:
- the LOC144449558 gene encoding battenin-like, with protein sequence MIRMATINSSGTHDNDDDIGSLKTGDQYQEDLSVQGKQSQKGKESARNLVAFWMFGLCNAFAYVVMLSAAHDILTTHSSSSDIVPLNTSNATFPTSLSLIESTSNSSRFDCNPLSTGIILLADILPAIVVKCTAPCYLHYIPYGVRIILCVGFGLASFLIVGLIEVVWIDLIGVACASISAAIGEITFLSLTTFYDNNVVSTWSSGTGGAGIFGALSYAGLTSVGISPRKSVLLMTVVPVIEGASYWILLTKRPSNFTTDNQHLHIQYQPEGIDRDSEPLLEETEMRRIPPLTTRIRIQLVWTMMSYMGPLAAVYIAEYFINQGLIEIVYFPGISWLNHAEQYRWFQVDYQLGVFISRSSVNCIKIKKIWLLAILQFINVVIVLLQIFLEFIPTIWILFALVFYEGLLGGGAYVNTFYRVSTEVEVEYREYCMGVTSMADTCGIAIAAIAAVPVHNKLCSL encoded by the exons ATGATCAGGATGGCTACGATTAATAGCTCAGGTACacatgataatgatgatgacatCGGGTCTCTCAAGACAGGCGATCAATACCAAGAAGATCTCTCAGTGCAAG GAAAACAATCTCAAAAAGGAAAGGAAAGTGCAAGAAATTTAGTTGCATTTTG GATGTTTGGCCTATGCAATGCATTTGCGTATGTCGTTATGTTGAGTGCTGCACATGATATTTTGACAAcccatagtagtagtagtgacaTTGTTCCTCTTAACACATCAAAT gcAACTTTCCCTACATCGTTATCATTAATAGAATCAACTAGTAACTCATCCAGATTTGACTGCAATCCCTTATCTACAGGG ataaTTTTATTAGCTGATATTCTACCAGCCATTGTTGTGAAGTGTACAGCTCCATGCTATTTACATTACATTCCATATGG TGTTCGAATCATCCTCTGTGTTGGATTTGGTCTTGCCAGTTTCCTTATTGTTGGACTGATAGAAGTTGTATGGATTGATCTCATTG GTGTTGCATGTGCCAGTATAAGTGCAGCAATTGGAGAAATCACCTTTCTTAGTCTTACCACATTTTATGACAA TAATGTGGTTTCTACATGGTCATCTGGTACTGGTGGGGCAGGGATATTTGGTGCATTGTCATATGCTGGACTCACATCTGTCGGTATATCACCTAGGAAGTCAGTCCTTCTAATGACCGTGGTACCTGTTATTGAAGGTGCAAG ttaTTGGATTCTTCTCACCAAACGTCCAAGTAATTTTACAACAGACAATCAACATCTACACATACAATATCAACCAGAAGGAATTGATAGAGATTCTGAACCTCTACTAGAAGAAACGGAAATGAGGAGAATCCCACCATTGACAACTAGAATCAGGATACAACTCGTCTGG acaatgatgtcatacatggGACCACTAGCAGCTGTGTATATCGCTGAATATTTTATCAACCAAGGACTG ATCGAGATTGTTTACTTTCCTGGCATATCATGGTTAAATCATGCAGAGCAGTACAGATG GTTTCAAGTTGACTATCAGTTGGGTGTCTTTATCTCAAGGTCATCTGTAAATTGCATCAAGATCAAGAAAATTTGGTTGCTAGCAATCCTCCAG TTCATAAACGTGGTCATTGTACTTTTACAAATCTTCTTAGAGTTTATTCCAACTATTTGGATTCTCTTTGCTTTGGTTTTCTATGAAGGCCTACTTGGAGGTGGTGCATATGTCAATACCTTCTATAGAGTCTCCACAGAG GTTGAAGTCGAGTACAGGGAATACTGCATGGGAGTGACAAGTATGGCAGACACTTGTGGCATAGCCATTGCAGCTATTGCAGCGGTGCCTGTCCATAATAAACTATGTAGTTTATAA